A genomic segment from Actinoplanes sichuanensis encodes:
- a CDS encoding helix-turn-helix domain-containing protein, whose protein sequence is MTLRRTPDPTVGAEIRARRLLRGWSVRFAASRAGISHATWSRIERGLQTADNRFMLAGIAGALECTPAELAGAVVPAPDRLTAAGRAGVLGLRTALVDIDLAEPPAGSAPPIADLRGRVALVGARYRACDYAGAANLLPDLLRHLHTETAGPHPREALRLLCEATHTASSVLRGLGYASDAWLGAQRCRDAADAAGDPVLQGHAAYVLASAAIACGSHQRGQTLAERAVDDLRRHVARSGGLEVLGSLCLVAALASRFRQRFDDSRDWLMEASGLARRTGETDTMGMFFGPTNVNIWRMSIEVEGGDPVRVVEIARQTDSAAIPVGVRQVFYYADTARALAGIGGRDGEAIRFLLIAERVAPQHVRTCPELAATVRLLLDRSRRQTGGAEVRALYERMQLN, encoded by the coding sequence ATGACCCTACGACGGACGCCCGACCCCACGGTCGGCGCGGAGATTCGTGCGCGCCGCCTGCTGCGGGGCTGGAGTGTTCGGTTCGCCGCCAGCAGGGCCGGTATCTCGCATGCCACGTGGAGCCGCATCGAACGAGGGTTGCAGACGGCCGACAACCGTTTCATGCTGGCCGGTATCGCCGGTGCGCTGGAGTGCACTCCGGCCGAGTTGGCCGGGGCCGTCGTGCCGGCCCCGGACCGGCTGACCGCAGCGGGCCGGGCCGGGGTGCTCGGCCTGCGGACGGCCCTGGTCGACATCGATCTGGCCGAGCCGCCCGCCGGGTCGGCGCCGCCGATCGCCGATCTTCGCGGGAGAGTCGCTCTGGTGGGCGCCCGGTATCGGGCGTGCGACTACGCGGGCGCGGCGAATCTGCTTCCGGATCTGCTGCGTCACCTGCACACCGAGACGGCCGGGCCGCATCCTCGGGAGGCGCTGCGGTTGCTCTGCGAGGCGACCCATACCGCCTCGTCGGTGCTGCGGGGTCTCGGATATGCGTCGGACGCGTGGCTGGGCGCGCAGCGGTGCCGGGACGCGGCGGACGCGGCCGGCGATCCGGTGCTTCAGGGGCATGCGGCGTACGTGTTGGCCAGCGCGGCGATCGCCTGTGGCTCGCACCAGCGGGGGCAGACACTCGCCGAGCGTGCGGTGGACGATCTGCGCCGGCACGTGGCCCGGTCCGGTGGGTTGGAGGTGCTCGGATCGTTGTGTCTGGTCGCCGCGCTGGCGAGCCGGTTCCGGCAGCGGTTCGACGACAGCCGGGATTGGCTGATGGAGGCGTCCGGTCTGGCGCGGCGCACCGGTGAGACCGACACGATGGGCATGTTCTTCGGCCCCACCAACGTGAACATCTGGCGGATGAGCATCGAGGTCGAAGGCGGCGACCCGGTTCGGGTCGTGGAGATCGCCCGGCAGACTGACTCGGCGGCGATTCCGGTCGGGGTGCGGCAGGTCTTCTACTACGCCGACACCGCGCGGGCCCTGGCCGGTATCGGCGGCCGCGACGGTGAGGCGATCCGTTTCCTGCTGATCGCGGAACGGGTTGCGCCGCAGCACGTGCGCACCTGCCCTGAGCTGGCCGCCACCGTTCGGCTTCTGCTGGATCGTTCGCGACGGCAGACGGGCGGCGCCGAGGTGCGGGCCCTCTACGAACGCATGCAATTGAACTGA
- a CDS encoding endo alpha-1,4 polygalactosaminidase produces MAISRRKLELVGAMAAVVVVAAGIGISTANAGTRGPWHSAEPTRSTPTRAVTTPPAPAVTSPTPKPGTSRPATATASTTSPAAASPAVSVSATTGTNAGTWTPPPADATFDYQIGGAYPPPAGVTVVSRDSEAAPAAGLYNICYLNAFQAQPGAESWWQTNHPDLLLRDSNGDLVIDEDWNEPMLDFSTAAKRTALTGIVGAWMDRCAAKGFQAVEPDNLDSYTRSEGLLTQSQAIAYATSLATRAHSRGLAVGQKNTADLSSANAKKIGFDFAVAEECADYDECDAYTSSYGDNVIVIEYSRSGFAKACGSHGDRLSVVLRDVDVTIAGSKSYAYQAC; encoded by the coding sequence ATGGCGATCAGCCGCCGCAAGCTCGAACTGGTGGGCGCCATGGCCGCCGTCGTGGTCGTCGCCGCCGGCATCGGCATCAGCACCGCGAACGCCGGCACCCGCGGCCCCTGGCACAGCGCCGAACCGACCAGGAGCACTCCGACCAGGGCCGTCACCACTCCCCCCGCACCGGCCGTCACCTCGCCCACGCCGAAACCGGGCACGTCACGCCCGGCCACCGCCACCGCGTCCACGACCTCACCCGCCGCGGCGTCCCCGGCCGTGTCGGTCTCGGCCACGACCGGCACGAACGCGGGCACCTGGACACCGCCGCCGGCCGACGCGACGTTCGACTATCAGATCGGCGGGGCCTACCCGCCGCCGGCCGGGGTGACCGTGGTCAGCCGCGACAGCGAGGCGGCACCGGCCGCCGGGCTCTACAACATCTGCTACCTCAACGCGTTCCAGGCTCAGCCCGGCGCCGAGTCGTGGTGGCAGACCAACCACCCGGACCTGTTGCTCCGCGACAGCAACGGCGACCTCGTGATCGACGAGGACTGGAACGAGCCGATGCTCGACTTCTCCACCGCAGCCAAACGCACCGCCCTGACCGGCATCGTCGGCGCCTGGATGGACCGGTGCGCGGCCAAGGGATTCCAGGCCGTGGAGCCCGACAACCTCGACTCGTACACCCGGTCCGAAGGTCTTCTGACCCAGAGCCAGGCGATCGCGTACGCCACCTCGCTGGCCACCCGCGCACACAGCAGGGGCCTGGCGGTCGGGCAGAAGAACACCGCCGACCTGAGCAGCGCGAACGCCAAGAAGATCGGGTTCGACTTCGCCGTGGCCGAGGAGTGCGCCGACTACGACGAGTGTGACGCGTACACCAGCTCGTACGGCGACAATGTGATCGTGATCGAGTATTCGCGCAGCGGCTTCGCCAAGGCGTGCGGCTCCCACGGCGACCGCCTGTCGGTCGTGCTACGCGACGTCGACGTCACCATCGCCGGGTCGAAGTCGTACGCCTATCAGGCCTGCTGA
- a CDS encoding SigE family RNA polymerase sigma factor, whose protein sequence is MTTDFDEFVQGRGRALLRFAYVLSGDAHLAEDLVQEVLARLHRRWDRITAMDNAEAYVRTSIVRQFLSWRRRRAYREAVLADVPEPAPSDAPEHRLLARDQMWQLLRGLPRAQRAVLVLRFYCDLPDEEIAALLGVGKSTVRSQATRALAQMRTILSQTGAGVDG, encoded by the coding sequence ATGACCACCGATTTCGATGAGTTCGTGCAGGGCCGAGGCCGGGCACTGCTCAGATTCGCGTACGTACTCTCCGGCGACGCGCACCTCGCCGAGGACCTCGTGCAGGAGGTGCTGGCCCGGCTGCACCGCCGCTGGGACCGGATCACCGCGATGGACAACGCCGAGGCGTACGTCCGGACCTCGATCGTGCGGCAGTTCCTGTCCTGGCGGCGGCGACGGGCGTACCGGGAAGCGGTCCTGGCCGACGTGCCGGAACCGGCGCCCTCGGACGCACCCGAGCACCGGCTTCTGGCCCGGGACCAGATGTGGCAGCTGCTGCGCGGCCTGCCCCGCGCCCAGCGGGCCGTACTGGTGCTGCGGTTCTACTGCGACCTGCCGGACGAGGAGATCGCCGCTCTGCTGGGCGTCGGCAAGTCGACGGTGCGTTCGCAGGCGACCCGCGCGCTCGCCCAGATGCGCACCATCTTGAGCCAGACAGGAGCCGGTGTCGATGGATGA
- a CDS encoding restriction endonuclease: protein MSAPTGPEQATTSAPKPRGPGNGRLAVGVALLVLAVTHQAAGHITHPVARVLDLLIFGGSGVLLIHWWRLRRGRYRADPTAALPGPSNLALTTGLIGLVCAFGASETALSPSGSAGLSDDERETVLGMGTLGAVLLSITALRIRYERRRPAETPAAVRTALPVDDPPASAQPLAAEHTALPVGDPPASAEPSPGPEHLPASTAAPDEPTPAGVTPIDATSQEAAADFLHDDARTVWAYRRYCARRQPQGISETSGRALLAALEPGDHVELIADAVATDETDLMDAADWKLDDAEPVVAVRTLRGWILIDRHEGEVVLAPGPADGGITVSTALATSRPDIGRAATLRTSDGRPFTMKVFFDERDGVDEKILEEGAGAYIRRLPEADAVPPMPDAAAFLAAAATRPAEPVRPSLPTDWRTAEEIACVHMRGLGFQDAETTPPGRDGGLDVTASGAVAQVKMPALPVGAPAVQQLRGTRPLTANHLFYSTSGYTAAAVEAADEIGVALFRIERDGAVNEVNGHAIEVVRAGAAAGPDAVTVVSEAAMTRHVTAYADAVAARIMNATKHTDQDRTHEDQRYSGQWHRMVGYLHQALENLKERPSEFPSLRAAMIYYHHTELLAHVFFQELGVAYPEGGGVTDDDLSSYYT from the coding sequence TTGAGCGCGCCGACCGGGCCCGAGCAGGCCACCACCAGCGCACCGAAGCCACGCGGACCCGGGAACGGGCGGCTCGCCGTCGGCGTGGCCCTGCTCGTCCTCGCCGTCACCCACCAGGCCGCCGGACACATCACCCATCCCGTCGCCCGGGTGCTGGACCTGCTCATCTTCGGCGGCAGCGGAGTGCTGCTGATCCACTGGTGGCGTCTGCGTCGCGGGCGGTACCGCGCCGATCCCACCGCCGCGCTGCCCGGCCCGTCCAACCTCGCGCTGACGACCGGCCTGATCGGCCTCGTCTGCGCCTTCGGCGCCTCGGAGACGGCCTTGAGTCCCTCCGGGTCCGCGGGCCTGTCCGACGACGAGAGGGAGACGGTCCTCGGCATGGGTACGCTCGGCGCCGTCCTGTTGTCGATCACCGCTCTGCGGATCAGGTACGAGCGTCGGCGCCCCGCCGAGACACCCGCTGCCGTGCGCACCGCCCTGCCGGTCGACGACCCGCCGGCTTCGGCCCAGCCGCTCGCTGCCGAGCACACCGCCCTGCCGGTCGGCGACCCGCCGGCTTCGGCCGAGCCGTCACCGGGACCGGAGCACCTGCCGGCCTCGACAGCCGCACCTGACGAGCCGACGCCGGCCGGAGTGACTCCGATCGACGCGACCTCGCAGGAGGCCGCGGCGGACTTCCTGCACGACGACGCGCGGACCGTGTGGGCGTACCGCCGCTATTGCGCCCGACGACAACCGCAAGGGATCAGCGAAACGTCGGGTCGCGCCCTGCTCGCCGCTCTGGAACCGGGAGACCATGTCGAGTTGATCGCGGACGCGGTCGCCACCGACGAGACCGACCTGATGGACGCGGCGGACTGGAAGCTGGACGACGCCGAACCGGTCGTCGCGGTGCGTACGCTGCGGGGCTGGATCCTCATCGACCGCCACGAGGGCGAAGTCGTGCTCGCGCCCGGACCGGCGGATGGGGGCATCACCGTGTCCACCGCACTCGCGACGTCACGGCCGGACATCGGGCGGGCCGCCACGCTGCGAACCTCGGATGGGCGCCCGTTCACCATGAAGGTCTTCTTCGACGAGCGCGACGGCGTGGACGAGAAGATCCTCGAGGAGGGCGCCGGCGCGTACATCCGTCGTCTTCCGGAGGCGGACGCCGTACCGCCGATGCCGGACGCCGCCGCGTTCCTCGCCGCCGCCGCGACCCGGCCGGCCGAACCGGTCCGACCGTCGCTGCCCACCGACTGGCGTACCGCGGAGGAGATCGCGTGCGTCCACATGCGCGGCCTCGGATTCCAGGACGCCGAGACCACCCCGCCCGGCCGGGACGGCGGGTTGGACGTCACCGCCTCCGGCGCGGTGGCGCAGGTCAAGATGCCCGCGCTGCCGGTCGGGGCGCCGGCGGTGCAGCAGTTGCGCGGCACCCGGCCGCTGACCGCGAACCACCTGTTCTACTCGACGTCCGGATACACCGCCGCGGCGGTCGAGGCGGCCGACGAGATCGGTGTCGCCCTGTTCCGCATCGAGCGGGACGGCGCCGTCAACGAGGTCAACGGCCATGCGATCGAGGTGGTACGGGCCGGCGCCGCAGCAGGCCCGGATGCGGTAACGGTGGTCAGCGAAGCCGCGATGACCCGGCATGTCACCGCCTACGCCGACGCTGTCGCCGCCCGGATCATGAACGCGACGAAGCACACCGACCAGGACCGCACCCACGAGGACCAGCGTTACTCGGGACAGTGGCACCGGATGGTCGGCTACCTGCACCAGGCGCTGGAGAACCTGAAGGAGCGCCCGAGCGAGTTCCCGTCCCTGCGCGCCGCGATGATCTACTACCACCACACCGAGCTGCTCGCGCACGTGTTCTTCCAGGAGCTGGGCGTCGCGTACCCGGAGGGCGGCGGTGTCACCGACGACGATCTCAGTTCCTACTACACCTGA
- a CDS encoding barstar family protein: MAEDLVVDLRGSRIETLDDFWDAVSGPCGLPAWFGRNVDAWRDTIQARGISEVIDRHDVLVVHVDRAGLFARKNYDARALREAFAGRRSRLVVHQPVAVDGGDAKGPDGK; the protein is encoded by the coding sequence GTGGCCGAGGATCTGGTCGTCGACCTGCGAGGCAGCAGGATCGAGACGCTCGACGACTTCTGGGACGCCGTGTCCGGCCCGTGCGGGCTTCCGGCCTGGTTCGGGCGAAACGTCGACGCCTGGCGCGACACGATTCAGGCGAGGGGGATCTCGGAGGTCATCGACCGCCACGACGTGCTCGTCGTCCACGTCGATCGAGCGGGCCTGTTCGCCCGAAAGAACTACGACGCCCGGGCGCTGCGAGAGGCCTTCGCGGGCCGCCGTTCGCGACTCGTGGTACATCAGCCGGTCGCAGTGGACGGCGGGGATGCGAAAGGCCCCGACGGGAAGTGA
- a CDS encoding DUF6193 family natural product biosynthesis protein — protein MADQQPWGDAAQWYPDIVALGSATDAWQAEFDRRGAPFRVRSQNPTKPRTATVDNGERTAYLNLSPRMRRITLGLRLERTVMLSGHAPDLAVAADAAHAWLAGARPPDVAATRPFLGSVALATARERGDHREAGWLRLYENHREERVETRLQPFVALAFQEPRLRRLHPYTSVWTLRFSTTSTWPYSGSYPTVTPTTTPGRYVVKTSDGRTADETDAVDALALVLAGIPR, from the coding sequence ATGGCAGATCAGCAGCCGTGGGGCGACGCGGCACAGTGGTACCCGGACATCGTTGCGCTCGGGTCCGCCACCGACGCCTGGCAGGCCGAATTCGACCGGCGCGGGGCGCCGTTTCGGGTTCGCTCCCAGAACCCGACGAAGCCACGGACGGCGACCGTCGACAATGGCGAACGGACCGCGTATCTGAACCTCAGCCCGCGGATGCGCAGGATCACTCTCGGTCTGCGCCTGGAGCGAACCGTCATGCTCAGCGGTCACGCACCGGATCTGGCCGTCGCCGCCGACGCGGCCCACGCCTGGCTGGCCGGTGCACGACCACCTGACGTCGCGGCCACTCGGCCGTTCCTCGGGTCCGTCGCCCTGGCGACGGCACGAGAGCGCGGCGATCACCGCGAGGCCGGTTGGCTGCGCCTGTACGAGAATCACCGCGAGGAACGAGTGGAGACACGACTGCAGCCTTTCGTCGCACTGGCCTTCCAGGAGCCGCGGCTACGTCGGCTGCACCCCTACACCAGTGTCTGGACCCTGCGTTTCAGCACCACCTCGACCTGGCCCTACTCCGGGTCCTACCCCACGGTCACCCCGACCACCACGCCCGGCCGATACGTGGTGAAAACCAGTGACGGCCGCACCGCCGACGAGACGGACGCGGTCGACGCACTCGCACTCGTCCTGGCCGGAATCCCGCGGTGA
- a CDS encoding alpha/beta fold hydrolase, protein MTRIAHTARNGDVHLAVDDLGGAGGDPLLLIMGLGVSRFYWPDGLVSALIDAGFHVACFDGRDTGGSTHFDDVPVGDPVSALFRRRPPAYTAEDMTDDTVAVLDVLGWPRAHLFGISQGGLVAQRTALRHPDRVHTMTTFAAIPSDVRGAAVLRYVRLPFLARLARMRHPAGRDGDVAAGLDLLRAVASPGYPFDERDARLRVERELDAGLPSGVRDSRAQARQVSATWHGPRLRELRVPTLVLHGEQDPLGRTAAGRRIAASVPGARYVELPGTGHDLPREIWPTVVREIRARASDR, encoded by the coding sequence ATGACCCGCATCGCGCACACCGCACGCAACGGTGACGTGCACCTCGCCGTCGACGACCTCGGCGGCGCGGGCGGCGACCCGCTGCTGCTGATCATGGGGCTCGGCGTCTCCCGCTTCTACTGGCCCGACGGCTTGGTCAGCGCACTGATCGACGCCGGCTTCCACGTGGCCTGCTTCGACGGCCGCGACACCGGCGGCTCCACCCACTTCGACGACGTCCCGGTCGGTGACCCGGTGTCCGCGTTGTTCCGCCGCCGGCCGCCCGCCTACACCGCCGAGGACATGACCGACGACACCGTCGCCGTCCTGGACGTACTCGGCTGGCCGCGCGCCCACCTCTTCGGCATCTCCCAGGGCGGCCTGGTCGCCCAGCGCACCGCGCTGCGCCACCCGGACCGGGTGCACACCATGACCACGTTCGCCGCGATTCCCAGCGACGTCCGCGGCGCCGCCGTCCTGCGCTACGTGCGCCTGCCCTTCCTGGCCCGTCTGGCGCGCATGCGCCACCCCGCGGGTCGCGACGGCGACGTGGCGGCCGGCCTGGACCTGCTACGGGCGGTCGCCTCACCCGGCTACCCGTTCGACGAGCGGGACGCCCGCCTCCGGGTGGAACGCGAACTCGACGCCGGGCTGCCCAGCGGCGTCCGCGACAGCCGCGCCCAGGCCCGGCAGGTCAGCGCCACCTGGCACGGCCCGCGCCTGCGCGAGCTGCGCGTGCCGACACTGGTGCTGCACGGCGAACAGGACCCGCTGGGCCGCACCGCCGCCGGCCGGCGCATCGCCGCGTCCGTGCCGGGCGCACGCTACGTCGAACTGCCCGGCACCGGCCACGACCTGCCCCGGGAGATCTGGCCCACGGTGGTCCGCGAGATCCGCGCCCGGGCCTCCGACCGATGA
- a CDS encoding SDR family oxidoreductase, translating to MSRTIVITGATGGIGAALVRAAAERGYEVLAAARDSVRLSALCDRVPGAGPLVLDLRDPTDPPASLRALDRLDAVVHCAGIAEVATVEATSYALWLETLTINVAAAAEVTRALLPALRAAEGHVVFVNAAPGLHAVPQWSAYTASKAALRELADSLRKEEAGYGVRVTTVYPGGTATDLLRDVRSAFGDSFDPDRCIQPETLASLVMTVLDMRGDAYVPELAVLPTPGG from the coding sequence ATGAGCAGGACCATCGTCATCACCGGCGCGACCGGTGGCATCGGCGCCGCGTTGGTACGCGCAGCCGCCGAACGTGGCTACGAGGTGCTCGCCGCCGCCCGGGACTCGGTGCGGCTCAGCGCACTGTGTGACCGGGTTCCCGGGGCCGGGCCTCTCGTGCTCGACCTGCGGGATCCCACCGATCCACCGGCTTCGCTGCGCGCGCTCGACCGCCTGGACGCTGTCGTCCACTGCGCCGGCATCGCCGAGGTCGCCACCGTCGAGGCGACCTCGTACGCGCTCTGGCTGGAGACTTTGACCATCAATGTGGCGGCCGCCGCAGAGGTGACCCGGGCACTCCTGCCGGCGCTGCGTGCGGCGGAAGGCCATGTCGTGTTCGTCAACGCGGCGCCCGGCTTGCATGCCGTGCCGCAATGGTCGGCCTACACGGCGAGTAAGGCGGCGTTGCGGGAGTTGGCTGATTCGCTCCGCAAGGAAGAGGCGGGCTACGGGGTACGGGTCACGACCGTCTACCCGGGCGGAACCGCGACGGACCTGCTTCGCGACGTCCGTTCCGCGTTCGGCGACTCCTTCGATCCCGACCGGTGCATCCAGCCGGAGACGTTGGCGTCCCTGGTGATGACCGTTCTGGACATGCGCGGCGACGCCTACGTCCCCGAACTGGCTGTCCTGCCGACACCGGGCGGGTGA